The DNA sequence TTACACTTCTTCTGGAAATGACTTTGAAGAGCCAGGAAATGATCATTTTGCTATTCTTGATTTGACTATAGTGAATAAAACGGATGAACCCGCTAACGTATCTACTATATTACAAATGTCTCTTCAAGACGGAGATGGTTATACACATGACGCTACGATATATACTGAATCCCAAGGCAGCTTAGACGGTGAAATAGGCGAGGGTCGTGAAAATCGTGGAGAAGTTGTTTTCGATGTGAATGAATCAGATACTTACGAATTTATTTTTGAACATCCCTTCACTTCCGGCCAAGCAATTTGGAAAGTGGAATTAGAAGATTAAAAGAGGCCCTACGGGGTTTCTTTTTTTTAAGCGGTGTTTAAGTCTGTGGTTCTTACGCACGTTTGATGAAAACAAACTATATCTGACAAAAAAGCTAATTTCACCCTTTAAAATTCTTTCGTTTAAGCCTGGGCCACCAGCTTTTAAAGTAAAGTTATCTTTTGTAATCTTAAGTCGGAAAGCCAGGTCCCCTTTCTTTGCGTAAGAGCCAAGTCTGTTGTTGATCCATGTAGAAAACTTCGCTACAACTCCGCAGGCTTGCCGCTTCGTTTTGATTTTCCAATACAGAAAGTCCGCTGGTGGAATCAATGATATCCAGAAGAGGTTTCCTTTATTAGATGGCAGATGCTGCTCGGTCTTTTTACCATAAGCTGTAGTAGAGATGGAGCGACTCCGAGGTGATCAAGGACGAGCCGAAGATCCATTCCGCCCGACGGAAGGGAGGATGGAATTAGCTGAGGCCGGCCCTGCGCCCCCATGGAAACGAAAGCGAGTGTTTACAGAAGTGGAAACTAATGATTAAGTTCAACATATAAAGTTATTATATTTTCAAGGTAGCTATATATAGAAAATATTAGTAAATTGCTCAACGTTATAAAAAATAAAAAACCCTTGCTCATCAAGGGTTTTGGCAGTTGTTTATATGGCGACCCTGAGAGGATTTGAACCTCCGACCTGCCGCTTAGGAGGCGGCTGCTCTATCCTGCTGAGCTACAGGGTCATGGGAAAGCCGGTTCCGTACCGGCTTTTTTTGTGTCTTTCTCTATTCTACTTAATAAGACCGAAGTTACGCAAGGCTTTTACGAGACCATCTTCACTGACGTGTGCCGTCTGCACAGCGGCCGCAGCTTTTGCCTGAGGGACGGAGTTGCCCATCGCTACGCTGTTTTTTGTGAATTGGAGCATTTCCACATCGTTGGGGCCGTCACCGAAAACATACACATCGTCGCGGGAAGCTCCGAGGCGGTTCATGACTTTCTCGATGCCGATCGCTTTTGATCCTCCTGCCGGAAGAACATCGGTGGAAACTTCATGCCAGCGGATAAAATCAAAATCGCCGAATTTTTCTTCGTACGGCTTCTCTTCTCCTTCGGCACAAAAAAGCAGCGTCTGATAAATGTTTCTTCCCTGCAAATATGATTCGTCAAAGGCCGGGTGGTCAAACTTGAGAGACCCGAGGCTTGCTTCAATATGGGGATGATGCGGGACATTAGCCTTCATGTCGCGGTGATCGAGGTAGACGACAGGGTGATCATTTTTCGTTGCGTATTCGGTAAAATACTTTAACGCATCGGGGTCAAGGGCCTTTTTGTAAATGGCCTCCCCTTCAAATTCCACGTAGGAGCCGTTAAAGCTTATGAACGAATTCACCTGCAGGCGCTTGCGCAGCTCTGCAAACATAAAAGGTGCCCTCCCCGTTGCGATCGCTACGTAATGGCCCTGTTTTTTCAATTCTGCAATCGCTGCTTCCGTTGATGCGGGCAGCTTTTTTTCTTCATCGAGCAGGGTACCGTCAATATCAAAAAAAAGTATTTTTTGTTCCATGAGTAAACTCTCCTTTTCTAATGCCTTTCGCTTTTATCTATTATAAGTGAACGACTGCACGCAGTACACCCATGAGGACTTTTTCTTTATTTTTCAAATGTCAGTCGGGAAAAAATACATTAAAAAAAGCATCAGGATTCTCCAAATCCCCCTTTTATAGAGAGGTTCATCAATAAATTCTCTGCTGCAAAGCATTAAACCTTTGTAGATTTCCTGCCACTTGTTATAATAGAAGTTATCAGAAATTTTCGCATAAGGAGGCGGGCGCAGTGCCGATTAATGTACCGAAGAACCTACCGGCAAAAGATATATTGGAAACAGAGAATATTTTCGTCATGGAAGATGAGCGGGCGACGATGCAGGACATTCGTCCGCTTAACATCGTTATTTTAAACTTAATGCCGGAAAAAGAAAAGACAGAAGCCCACCTGCTGCGGCTGCTCGGGAATTCTCCG is a window from the Alkalicoccus halolimnae genome containing:
- a CDS encoding Cof-type HAD-IIB family hydrolase, producing the protein MEQKILFFDIDGTLLDEEKKLPASTEAAIAELKKQGHYVAIATGRAPFMFAELRKRLQVNSFISFNGSYVEFEGEAIYKKALDPDALKYFTEYATKNDHPVVYLDHRDMKANVPHHPHIEASLGSLKFDHPAFDESYLQGRNIYQTLLFCAEGEEKPYEEKFGDFDFIRWHEVSTDVLPAGGSKAIGIEKVMNRLGASRDDVYVFGDGPNDVEMLQFTKNSVAMGNSVPQAKAAAAVQTAHVSEDGLVKALRNFGLIK